The following nucleotide sequence is from Candidatus Methylomirabilota bacterium.
ATGATCTTCAGGTGGCCATCGCGGTCGAGGAAGCCCGCGTCGCCCGAGTGGACCCAGCCCTCCCGGACCATCTGCTGTGTCGCCTCGACGTTCTTGTAGTAGCCCTGGAAGACTCCGGGGCTCCGATAGAGGACTTCCCCCCCTGGGGAGATGCGGATCTCCACCCCGGGCAGCGGCGTCCCCACGGTGTCGAGCCGGACGTCCCCGTCTTTATGGATCGAGAGGAGGGCGCTGGCTTCGGTCATGCCATAGAGCTGCTTGACGTTGATGCCGAGCGATCGGAAGAACACGAAGATCTCGGGACCGATGGCCTCGCCGGCGGTGTAGGCGATGCGGATGCGCCGCATCCCGAGGTTGTCCCGGAGCGGCCCGTAGACCAGGAGTCGTCCCAGCGGGTAGAGGAGGCGGCGCCACGGCGCCACCGGCTGGCGGCTGAGCCGGCGCCGCTCGATGTCCTGCGCCAGGTCGAGGAAGAAGTGGACCAGCTTCCGCTTGGGCCACGCCGCGTCCTCGATGCGGATCATGACGTTGGTCAAGAGGTTCTCCCAGATCCGCGGCGGCGCGAAGAAGTACGTCGGACCGATCTCCTTCAGATCCTGGAGCACGGTCGCCGCGCTCTCGGGGCAGTCGACGGAGAAGCCGGCGACGATGGACTGGGCATAGGAGAAGAAGTGGTCCCCCACCCAGGCCATGGGCAGGTAGGCGAGCACCTCCTCGTCGCGGCGGAGGCCTTCGGCGGCGATGGCGTTGCGCGCCGTCGATATTAGATTTCGGTGGGAGAGCATGGCGCCCTTCGGAGTCCCGGTGGTCCCCGAGGTGTAGCAGATGATGGCGATATCGTCGGCGGTGCCCTTGGCGACCTCGTCGTCGAAGTACGTCGGGTTGTCGAGGGCGAACTTGGCACCGAGCTCCTGGAGCCGCTCGAGGCTCACCAGGAACGGCTCGGCGTAGGACCGCATCCCCCGCGGATCCTCGTAGATGATGACCTCGAGATGCGGGCATTGCTCCTTGACGTGGAGGAGCTTGTCCACCTGCTCCTGGTCCTCGACCACCGCGAACCTCGCCTCGGCGTGATCGACGATGTACGCGAGCTCCTTCTCGATCGAGTCCTGGTAGAGCGGAACGGGCACGCCGCCCAGGACCTGGGTCGCCGCCACGGCCCAGTAGAGCTGCGGGCGGTTGTCGCCGATGATGGCCGTCTTGTCGCCGCGCGCGAAGCCCAGCGAGGCCAGGCCCAGCGCGATGCGCCGGGCCTGCGCGAGGTAGTCGCTCCAGGTGTACGACCGCCAGATCCCGTACTCCTTCTCCCGGATGGCGACCTTCCGGGGGAAGCGTTGCGCATCGTGTCTGACGAGCTTCGGGAAGGTATCGAGCTCGGGCGTCATCGAGCCCCTCGGGCCATCACGGGCAATCTCTCTCTCTCCCCGTCGCGAGTACGTCCAAATCGCCTCCACGCTGGTGCTCACGAGCGGACCGCTGAACTCCAGGCTGGAGAAGGGCGGCGTCGAGTGGCGAAAGTCTAACGAAGCCCACGGGGGCTGTCAAGCATTTGGGCCGGAATGACGAGCACTTACGCTGAGGTGGCCCCCGTCAGCGCAGCGCCTTGTCGATCAGCGGCAGGGCCGTGAGACACGTCACCGTCAGCGTCGCGGCGAAGGGCAGGCCCTTGCCCAGGACTGTTTGGCGAGCGCCAGCGCCGTCGGGCTCTTCTCGAGCAGCTCCTGACACCACTTCTCGACCTCGGCCCGGAGGTCCTGGAGCGGGACGGTTGATGGTGATCCAGGCCACGCCGTCCTTCTTCTCGTAGAGGATGTCCGTGTAGGTCATCTGTCCTCCCACTGCGGATCTTGAACGCGCTGGCGGAGCGAGGAGGCGGGCCTCGTGCGCCCACCCCCCTGGCCGGCTGCTCCGCTTAGATCCTTTCGCTCAGACCCTAACGAAGAAGGGCAGGAGCAGGAACGCCGCCGAGATGATGACCATGTACAAGGCGAAATAGAGGATGCAGTAGCCCATGATGTCCCGAAACTCCAGCTTGGCCACGCCGAGGAGCGGGATCGCCCAGAACGGCTGGATGATGTCCGTGATCATGTCGCCCCAGGCGTAGGCGATGATCGTCATCGCATTGGAGACGCCCAGGCTCTTGCCTGCTGCGATGATGTACGGCGCCTCAATGGCGAACTTCGACCCGCCGGAGGGGACGATGTAGTTCAGGATCCCCGAGTACCAGACGACGACGAAGGGGTACGTGGTCTGGCTCGCGATGGCGGTAAACCAGCCGGCCATGACTTCCGCCAGCCCGGAGAAGCGGATGATTCCGAAGATGCCGGCGTAGAAGGGGAACTGGATGACCACGCCCCAGATGAAGTTCCCCGCCTCCGTGGCGGCCTTGAGGAAGGAGGCGGGCGTCCAGTGCAGCAGAATGCCGATCATGAGAAGCGTGAAGTTCACCGCATCCAGGTTGACACCGGCAAACCCCTTGTCGCGGAAGTACCACCACAGCCAGATGAGCCCCCCGATGCCCACGACCAGGTTGATGCTGGGCGAGTGTTCCACCCGCTGGGCGGGCGTCATCTGGCGGGACCTGGCCGGCGCCGTGAACCCCTTCTCCTTGACCAGCGCCGGGTCGGCCTCGACAGTGTCTTCGCGTCGCGGGTGCATCGTGGGCCCGAAGACCGTGAGGGCGACCAGGATGATGGCGGCCAGGATGAGATTGAACGGATGGAACGTGGTTTCCGTGATCGGGATGATCCCGATGTCCTTCTCGAGGAAGTGCTTCGGCGTGGCTACCAGGAGCGTGGCCGAGCCCGAGAGACCCGAGTGCCACATGACCCCGAGCCCGAGGTAGGCAGTCGCCACCAGCAGCCGGTAGTCGACGCCGCGTTGCTTTTGCACCATGAAGCGGGTGAACACGGCCGACCCCACGATCGACAACCCCCAGTTGAACCAGGCCAGGACCATGGACACGAGGGCCATCAGAGCGATGGAGCCCTTGGGGCTCTTGGGGAGACCGGCGAGGCCGCTCAGGATCCGGTTGAAGAACGGCGTGGTCGCCAGGATGTACCCGGTCACGATGATCAGGCACATCTGCATGGCGAAGCTCAGCAGGATCCAAAAGCCGTTGCCCCAGTGCTGCACCAACTGGTAGGGCGTCGCCTTGGTGAAGATCAGCCCGAGGATGTAGGTGATGACTGAGAGGATGACCGCGATGATCCAGGCATCGGGGACCCAGCGCGTGCTCCAACGGGTCAGCGCCCCCGCCAGCCGTTGCAGCATGAATCGCCTCCCTCTGTCGGCCAGGTGTCTGAACGCCATGGCGGCGGAGTCCTCACGCCGCGTCGCTACACCTATAACGGGTCGCGCTCCCACCCCCTCGAGATGCTCGAATCGAAGAGCGGGCAGACATGCTGTCGCCCGCGGCGGACTCTAGCCAACCGGCGAAGGACTTGTCAACGGACGGTCGCTGTCTCGGTCACTGCGGCGGAGGGTAGAAAACCGCCTCCCGCTTCTCCCGCCACGCCCGGTTCGCTTCCTCGATCTCCCAGGAGGCCATGCACTCGTTCTGCGCCTTGATGAGCTCCTCGATCAGGGCGCGCGGGTCTCCGTGGAAGGAGGCGTGGAGGAGTCGCTTGGTGTGGCCGGCCGCGGTGGGCGACGCCCCCCGCGCCTTGTCGATGAGCCCTCGGATCGTCGGCTCGATCTCCGCCGCCGGGCACACCCAGTTCACCAGGCCGATGGCGCGCGCGTCGGCGGCGCTCACCTCGTCATTCAGGAGCGCCAGCTCCTTGGCGCGCCCCAACCCGACCACGCGGGCGAGCCTGAGCACGGCGCCATCGGGAATGAGCCCGTGCCGGGTGGCGCCGAGCCCGATGACCGCGTCGGCGGCGGCGACGCGCAGGTCGCAGGCGAGCGCCAGCTGCAGGCCGCCGCCGATGGAATGGCCGTGCAGCACCGCCACCGTGATCTTCGGCATGTCCTCCAGGCCGTTCAGCGCCCGCATCCAGTGACGGTAGAAGGGCTCGCCGATCGTACCCTCGGCGAGCGCCGTCCGGTCCATCCCCGAGCAGAAGGCGCGCCCGCGGCCGCGCACGATGACGAGCGCGACGCCGCCGGCGGCCGCCGCCGCTTCGACGTGGTCGGCCAGCGCGGCGGCCAGCTCGGTGTCGAGGGCGTTGAGCACGGCCGGCCGGTTCAGCGTGATCCAGGCCACGCCATCGCGCGCTTCGTAGGAGACGGGCTCGTCGCTCATGGACTCTCAGGCGTGGCAGCGGGTTGGCGGTGGAGCCGACGAGGTTGTACGATGCTGAGGACCTCGCTCATGGACGGTGCCGTTTAACCTAGGGGAAGCTCATCCCTCTGTCAAGGGACGCCACCTCAGGAGATCATCTGATGACGCCATTTCCCCGCCGTCGGTTCCTCCGGTCGACCGCGGTTGCCGCGGCCGGCGCCCTCGCCCCGCACATCGTCCGCGCTCAGACAACGAGCGTGAAGGTCGGCACCGCGGTGCTGGGCGATTACGCGCTGGCCGGTCCGTTCGTCCTCGCGCTCGAGAAGGGCTTCTTCGCCCAGGAGGGGCTCGCCGCCGAGTTCGTCCCCTTCCGCGGAGGCCCCAATCTCGCGAAAGCCGTGATCGCGGGCGAGATCCTGGTCGGCGCCACCGGCAGCACGGACATTCTGGTCTTCCGCGAGGCCGGCATGCCGATCAAGATGATCGCCACCCATACCGAGGGCAATCATTTCACCCTCAACGTCGCGCCCGAGATCCAGCGGGTGGCGGACCTCAAGGGCCAGGCCATCGGCGTCACCCTCATCGGCTCGACCACGTGGGTCTTCGCCCGGATCGTGGCCAAGCAGCAGGGCTGGGATCCCGATCGCGACGTGAAGATCGTGGGCCTCGGCGGGCTCGACGCCCAGCTGGCGGCGCTGGCGCGCAAGGAGATCCACGCCTTCGTCTGGGGCGACGGCGGGGCGGTCACCCAGCAACAGGGCAAGTCGAAGGTGCTGACGCGCCTGGACTCGGTGACGCCCCGGTGGATCAGCCTGATCCAGTACGCCTCCGAAGACGCGATCAAGAAGAACGCCGGGACCATCCGCAAGGCGATGCGGGCGATCTTCCGCGCCCAACACTTCATGCGGGCCAGCCCCCAGGACGCCGCCGAGATCGCGGCCAAGAAGCTCGGGTGGAGCGTCGAGGCGACGCTGGGCGCCCACAAGATCTCCGGACCGCTGCTCTCCGCGGACGGGACGATCAGCGTCGAGGCGCTCAAGACCATGCAGGACACGCT
It contains:
- a CDS encoding AMP-binding protein → MTPELDTFPKLVRHDAQRFPRKVAIREKEYGIWRSYTWSDYLAQARRIALGLASLGFARGDKTAIIGDNRPQLYWAVAATQVLGGVPVPLYQDSIEKELAYIVDHAEARFAVVEDQEQVDKLLHVKEQCPHLEVIIYEDPRGMRSYAEPFLVSLERLQELGAKFALDNPTYFDDEVAKGTADDIAIICYTSGTTGTPKGAMLSHRNLISTARNAIAAEGLRRDEEVLAYLPMAWVGDHFFSYAQSIVAGFSVDCPESAATVLQDLKEIGPTYFFAPPRIWENLLTNVMIRIEDAAWPKRKLVHFFLDLAQDIERRRLSRQPVAPWRRLLYPLGRLLVYGPLRDNLGMRRIRIAYTAGEAIGPEIFVFFRSLGINVKQLYGMTEASALLSIHKDGDVRLDTVGTPLPGVEIRISPGGEVLYRSPGVFQGYYKNVEATQQMVREGWVHSGDAGFLDRDGHLKIIDRAKDVSRLADGTIFAPKYLENKLKFSPYIREAVCTGQARPSVAAFINIDLAAVGNWAERRGITYTSYTDLSQKPEVYDLIHQEVVRVNRSLRDDDVLRGAQIRKFLILHKELDPDDEEITRTRKVRRGYIAQKYAALIDALYSDQGHVAVEAKVTYEDGRTGTVRADLRIREVAR
- a CDS encoding TIGR00366 family protein; amino-acid sequence: MLQRLAGALTRWSTRWVPDAWIIAVILSVITYILGLIFTKATPYQLVQHWGNGFWILLSFAMQMCLIIVTGYILATTPFFNRILSGLAGLPKSPKGSIALMALVSMVLAWFNWGLSIVGSAVFTRFMVQKQRGVDYRLLVATAYLGLGVMWHSGLSGSATLLVATPKHFLEKDIGIIPITETTFHPFNLILAAIILVALTVFGPTMHPRREDTVEADPALVKEKGFTAPARSRQMTPAQRVEHSPSINLVVGIGGLIWLWWYFRDKGFAGVNLDAVNFTLLMIGILLHWTPASFLKAATEAGNFIWGVVIQFPFYAGIFGIIRFSGLAEVMAGWFTAIASQTTYPFVVVWYSGILNYIVPSGGSKFAIEAPYIIAAGKSLGVSNAMTIIAYAWGDMITDIIQPFWAIPLLGVAKLEFRDIMGYCILYFALYMVIISAAFLLLPFFVRV
- a CDS encoding enoyl-CoA hydratase/isomerase family protein codes for the protein MSDEPVSYEARDGVAWITLNRPAVLNALDTELAAALADHVEAAAAAGGVALVIVRGRGRAFCSGMDRTALAEGTIGEPFYRHWMRALNGLEDMPKITVAVLHGHSIGGGLQLALACDLRVAAADAVIGLGATRHGLIPDGAVLRLARVVGLGRAKELALLNDEVSAADARAIGLVNWVCPAAEIEPTIRGLIDKARGASPTAAGHTKRLLHASFHGDPRALIEELIKAQNECMASWEIEEANRAWREKREAVFYPPPQ
- a CDS encoding ABC transporter substrate-binding protein — encoded protein: MTPFPRRRFLRSTAVAAAGALAPHIVRAQTTSVKVGTAVLGDYALAGPFVLALEKGFFAQEGLAAEFVPFRGGPNLAKAVIAGEILVGATGSTDILVFREAGMPIKMIATHTEGNHFTLNVAPEIQRVADLKGQAIGVTLIGSTTWVFARIVAKQQGWDPDRDVKIVGLGGLDAQLAALARKEIHAFVWGDGGAVTQQQGKSKVLTRLDSVTPRWISLIQYASEDAIKKNAGTIRKAMRAIFRAQHFMRASPQDAAEIAAKKLGWSVEATLGAHKISGPLLSADGTISVEALKTMQDTLLEHGVIKKRLPLDDHYTKEFIPVRV